TCACATGATGTGGGTGATGAAGTAATAGGAGATTTTGGCCGAGTTGGAAGTAGGAAGTTGGTAGTCTGGTAATGAGTTTACATTTCAAGTTGTTCTACACTTTCCAGTAGAAGTCATGAAGCTATGGCAAAAGAGCTGAGGGAGGTATCTTCATATCAGATTGTTGAGTGCAAATACAATGTCATACTTGAATACATATTAACAGGCCTCTTGAGATCATCAAGAAACCCTCCAAATTAGTCACATGGTCTAGAAAGATATTCGTAACGTGGATTGGCTGTTTTGTAAGGCCTTATCATTTCATCGCAGTCTCTAAGTTCCTGTCCACAGAGTAAATACATATCGTTCTCACCACACTTGAGCCTCCATCTATTTCCATTCTTCATGCATAAGATACCTATGTAAGCAATGATCTCATATCTGTAACACATATCTCCACAACCCCTAATAGTACAACAAGTCTTCCCTCCAGGATGGTAGGAAAAGGATGGCGACGGCAATGCTTTGTACAACTGCATGCGTAAGACGAGTCCGCCCGCTCCGATAATGAAAAGAAATGCCCAAAAGTCATGATACACCAAGTGTAGAGGTTCACCAAACGAACCGCCGCACCCCTCTTCATGCAACCAACACGCAATGCGTAATGTTTTTGCCAGCCTGCCAGCCATATAAGAATATATAACCCCCAAGATGATCTTCAaacaaaagaacaaaacGAGATCCAACTCGAAACCATGTCACGCCGTGTAAATGTCGCCAAATATGCCTCGCTTGCTCTGACAAAAAGGAAtcacccaccatcaagacACTGCTCGGCAATCACGCGCAAACAGTCGACGAAACACCATTGTAACCCGCCCCCGTAACCATCCCACAAGTCGCTTTCCTCCCACTCTCCCATATCCCGGCTGACGGGCTCAAGACCAGCGCAGGGATCTCTAAATGTTCCTCGTCACCTTCCACCTCGACTCTGAATCGTCCGATCTCGGTGAAGCCTAGTTTGGTGTACAAACGAAGTCCCATGGGGCTCGCAAACACAGTGGTGTATAATCCCAACCTCTGTGCCTCCTGAATCCCCCACTCTGTCAAGGCCTTGCCTGCCCCCCGACGTTGGTAGTCGGGGTGGCAAAGCAGGATCCTGAGCATGACATGTCCTCTTTTATATTTCGCATCGAAGAAGGACGCCTTGTATCGAACGCAGGCGGATTTAAAAGCGTCCATTCTGTCCTTGTggccgatggtgatgggaacgccgagggaggatggttgttgggaggggagcggCTCTGTGTAACATGGGTTGCGGTTAGgatcttttcttcttctcctgtgTCGTGATGTCTAAGACAACCACAATGGACATATGCACATGGGATAAGCTGAAGAAAATGACATACCCAAGCTCCCGGTGCGGGCCTGGACCCTGTGTTGCGAAGCCGGCGTATCCCAGACGGCAAAGGCAACGACCCGCATGGCCCCGGCATCGGTGGCGCTCGGCATCTCGCAGACGACCACGGTACTGGATGCTAAGTACTCGGTGCATTTCTGGCGACAGAGCAGAGCAAACTCGGATGGATAGCGATGGCGATCGGGGAACCGGTAGGGGTAGATGGGGTCCTGGCGCGATGCTGCGTTGAGGACTTCTGTCATGGCCGGGAGATCGGCCTCGGTAGCCAGGCGGAGATTGTGCTGGAGGGAAGCCATGTTGGGCGTTAATAATGATGGATTGGCGCACTGTGGGGACTACTCCGCCTGTGGGGTGAAGACATGCAGTGATGTGGGCATGAACATGATCAGTGGTATCCTAaaaggatggggagatgaTGGGTAAATGTAGATGTAGGCTGTGGTATGTAATGTGGTAAGGTAGTGTTGGAGCGTGTCGAATTGGTAGGACAATGACGATGTGATGTGCaattgggggggggaaaggcaaaaagggggggaagggggggggttgaaggcaAATGGGAAGAAAGGGATGAAGGTAGAGATGGGACAAGATGGGATTTTGGTTTCTTCAGACCGAATTTCGCACATTTCGGCAGGCTGGGTGACCTCATCTGGTGAACCGAGTGGGACTTGCCCTGCCTTGGAAACTCGAGGCTTGGCAGGCTAAGCACTGATCTGCTATGACGTAGGTCAAGCTCTTTCgtcccgccgccgctgcttcCCCCGCGGCGGTTGGCTGTCGTCCATTGGCTGCAACGACTGCAAGCCATCAAACCCTGGGCGCATCGGATATCAGGGCCTGGACTACTGATGATCGCCATTGCATTCCTTCCAGGGTTCTCCATCCGGCCATCGGACTGCAGAAACACAAGATGTCGTGGTCCTTGACAACAATCCATCGGGTGTACAACATCGGAACATTCCCAGCACGCACAATGCACGTCAATTGATCTCGGATGTCAGGACTTGCATTATTTCGACACGAGATGATTGGCTGTCATGTGCGAGGCTCTCTTTAACCAGATGCTGACGTCCGACGATGACTCCATGGTGTTTTGGACGATCTGCTTGTCTGTGGCACATGTCAGCTGAAAAGAAATTTGGGAACTTCGATGCACGATTACGTACTGGCTCAGGGTTAAGGTGAAGCTCAGGGGTATATTCTGAGCATGTTCCAACTGCCCCATGGGACCAAGTAAACTCTGAGACACGATAACCTCGTTAGCATTCGATGCAGGTCTTGAGATGTGACCATAACATCTCACCATTGCATCTCATGAGTGACGTATATGCGCCCCTGGGAGGTGTTTGGGTCATCTGTTGAATCATGAGAAAGCTGTCTGTTTGTGTTTGTGAAGAACTGGACGGCCGATGTTGGTTGCTGGCATCTGACATGATGATCTTGGTACGAaaaagcaaagagaaaaaaaaagaaacatgCCGCGCTTGCTTCGACCTGGAATTTGCTACAGCCACACACGCCGTGATATATGCCAAAATTCCGAGTTGAGTTGCCATGGGATAGTTACCTTCGGTAGCCCGTGAAAACTACACTCCAGCTTCTCTACACGCTGCTCTGTTATCCCGTGGGATCTTGAAGCGACGTAGATTCCCAAATTGGGAAGCCGTGAACGACAAGCGCAGGGTGAAAGATGGGCACCCGTGCCGATTGGTCGGAGCCCAAATGGATATCGAATTGTAGATCATGCTCGGTGTATCCCGCAACGTGACCATTTTCAGACATCGGTTCTTTTGTCCACGTCCCTTGATTGGATGGCTATATGGGCCGATCAAGGTCCCTAGCAGGAACCATGGCATAGGGTTTGATTTATCGTCCCATATTGGTGGCAACAGCCAGCTCACTGGTAACCTCCGTCTTTGGATTCAAAGAGGGGATTTGGCTGGGCTGGATGACATCTCCACTTTGATCGTACCTTATGCTAGGTATGAAGGTGTATGTTGAGGCACCAGTGGTGACGGCAAGGCAGAATAGACCCTGAAGAGCGGCAACAGCTCCTGGGCCGGCGAAGAGCCACTCATGGCGAGGAAAGCCTgagatgttgttgaagtgagaaaagaaaccacgggagaaggaagaacTGACGTAGGGGTGATCGTCGAAATAAGGTGATTTTCGTGGCCAAACATAGGAGCCGTTGGCCGGTTACAGTCCGCTATGAGGGCGCAGCATCCCCTGATTGGATGTTGGGTCAATCCGATCTGGCCCAGCATGGCATAAGCCTCCCAGTCGGTACGTCACTGAGCGGTTATGAGTCCTGAAAATCCGGTAAACCAAGGAAATTTCCGTCATCAAACGTACAAGGGATGGAAAAGAGGCCATGCATCTCCTATTCTGGACTTTGTTGACAAAGTCATGTGCCGAACTCGTGATTCTCGGCCAGCCATACCGTTTCGACTTTGGGAAATCTGGATGCGTGGGGTGCCTGGAGGCTCCCGTGGGTGCTGACCCAGGATCTCATAACTCCTCTGCCTTATCCTCGCTCGAGGATGGCCGTCCAGACGGTTAAGTGTGCTTCTCGACCAACTGCTCCGTGATCTCAAAGACTCACCTCATACCTGCccaaccaccctcaccaaatcaccaccaacttcaAGCTGGAGTTTCTTGGAGGTCTTATTCCCGTTATTGAATCTGCCTTTGGTGCATGCCGAGCCCAACACATCACACCTGTCGCCTCTTGCATATTATTAGTTTGCTCGCTGCCAGTTGTTCCTGAAGGTGAGTGGCGTGGATGCTATAATGATTGGCGGGAAACTAACATGGCGATTGTTCAGTGCAGGAAGGACCAGCGGGATTCTGGCGAGATATAACTGCTGGAACCGATCAATAGCTGATGTGTCTCGGATCACAGGGTGTACATTCCCAACAAAAGTCCAAGGTGAGATGAGATCCAAGCATTCCAGATAGTGGCCTGTTGCTAATCCTACCAAGATTCTGGGACCTGTTCAGCTGGATGGCATTATGATTGACTGAGGACAATGGAGGTTCGCCAAGTGTATGTGTCGGTTTGAGTCCGTCACTATTTCAGGAACTTGGGATGGTTGCTAACTGTTTTGATAGGATTCTGTACTGAACATCGCCACGCTGAGAATGCGCACCCACGGCACTGGAGGCCCCCGATCAACAAGCGTCGGTAGTCCTAATTGCCGATCGCCAGCTCCCGAAACCCGCTAAACAAACGGCCCCCAGCCCGCTAGCGAGTCTCGCCTCGGGCTGCAACACCTCAGCACGACAGGAGACAGCCCAAGTCCAGGTCTTTGAGAGAAAATCGGCTTCAACGTCGCGGCCATGTGCGACTCGATTGGCTGTGtgtgttggggggtggtggacggCCGGTTTGGATTTTCTGCACCGGTTAGCACACGCTCTGCTGTTGGCTCATTCGTTGATCGGTTTCGATGGGCTATCCCGACCGGCCATGATTGGCCGCGTCCGTTACACATCCCCCGCGACCACCATTCTGGCCAGGGTCCGCGCAGGGTCCGACCTTATTATCCAGAGCCGCATCAGGATATCAACTCCCTCAACAgtctcaacttcctccttgGATATCATCTCGCCTCGCTCCCTTCATCAGACCAGCAATCGCCCGCCCTTTTGGCCGCCCTCACCATGGACTTTTCCGGCAAGGACCTTGAGGACATCCAGCGTGTCGCCGGCCTCTTGAATCTCACTGTGGACGAGCTGCTCGAGCAGAGCCGTGCCCGCACCCAGCTGGCCGAGCCTGCCACCACACCtatccagcagcagcagcaatccctcccccttcattCCTTACAGCCGCAAGCCGTGCATTCGACCTGGTACCAAGCTCACCCCCTTCAGGATGAGCATTATCGACCCCCTGTGGAGATAGACCTGGAGTCCCTCGAGTTTGAAGACGATCTTGCTCAGCTGCCACAGGAAACTTCCGTGTCACATCTCCAGGGGACCACGGTGGAGCTTCTGAACCCTCGGCGCTCAGAGTATGACTGTGACGTGGGAATTTGGGATTTCGAGATGGTTGGAGACAGCTTTGAATTTGACAACGTCCGCTATCGCCCTGGTCATGAACAGAGCTCTTCGGTCTCGGCCACCCCAATGCAGCTGGACTCGGAATCATTGAGCGACAACCTACGCGAAGAGCCTGTCATTGTGGACGACGCATCGACAGACTGGGCACTTGTGCCTTCGCCACCTGATTCGCAGTCCTCGGCCATGTCCCCTTCTTCGGGCTCGGGAGAGAAGCGTTACCCTGCTCTTGCGCCGAAAGCTTCCAGGTCAAGCTCTCACTCGGTATCAGAGGGCTCCTCACATCGTGTCCGGAAGAAGCGCAGTCCGTATGAAGGTAGCAAAAAGACCGACACACATCTCACCCGACAGGTGCATGCCTGTGTCAGATGTAGGATGCAAAGGAATAGGGCAAGTTTTTTAGTACTTCAATGTCCTTTCTCGAGAACTAACACTTTTTAGTGCATTCCCGATCCCAGCAACCCTCGCGGCCCTTGCTTGACATGCCAACAGAGAACCGTCCGCATGAGCCGGCTGCCATGTCTACGGTACATGGTAACAGACACCATACTCTTCCGGACTGGGCTCGACTACATGCCCTTTTACAGAAACCACCCCATGATAGGTCCCAACTATGGCGATTTTCACTTGGAGCGGGAATGGGTGCCAGGTCCATCCAAGTATCTCTGCTTGGGGCAGATTGGATCCATGAGCTTCAAGGTAGAGTTGAGACAGTTCGTGCCGCCCTTGAACTCGGGAGATGTGGATTTGAAAAACAGGCCCATGTATGCCGTCCCCTGGGCCGTGGCCGACCCGGAAGCTGTGGTGCAATCAATCCACGAATACATTGATCGCGGCATCACACGCTACATGGACGCCTATCT
This window of the Podospora pseudoanserina strain CBS 124.78 chromosome 3, whole genome shotgun sequence genome carries:
- a CDS encoding hypothetical protein (EggNog:ENOG503P0FV); translated protein: MCDSIGCVCWGVVDGRFGFSAPVSTRSAVGSFVDRFRWAIPTGHDWPRPLHIPRDHHSGQGPRRVRPYYPEPHQDINSLNSLNFLLGYHLASLPSSDQQSPALLAALTMDFSGKDLEDIQRVAGLLNLTVDELLEQSRARTQLAEPATTPIQQQQQSLPLHSLQPQAVHSTWYQAHPLQDEHYRPPVEIDLESLEFEDDLAQLPQETSVSHLQGTTVELLNPRRSEYDCDVGIWDFEMVGDSFEFDNVRYRPGHEQSSSVSATPMQLDSESLSDNLREEPVIVDDASTDWALVPSPPDSQSSAMSPSSGSGEKRYPALAPKASRSSSHSVSEGSSHRVRKKRSPYEGSKKTDTHLTRQVHACVRCRMQRNRCIPDPSNPRGPCLTCQQRTVRMSRLPCLRYMVTDTILFRTGLDYMPFYRNHPMIGPNYGDFHLEREWVPGPSKYLCLGQIGSMSFKVELRQFVPPLNSGDVDLKNRPMYAVPWAVADPEAVVQSIHEYIDRGITRYMDAYLDDSDDLVWGIFQAAYRASIFPVPNEMLRKTLKLWVACRFVESKWRCWAAAGWADDDIKASNPQDPFYKDIDSLPPYLDYQVASIIIHRILSPLRKDVLRELQATFNVHSPNDWFISFLASFILLQNYEMQMLFQQQFASRRKARYLDMPLVRATNSGAKTILAHFHYCYKGQQLFTEGFNWNAPRVRRMARLDKEQTDFMAQCRDIVVKKGPVFEAINHTDEYHKKYWYTSQLFDPDWTPRDTLEHAPPAEMEA
- a CDS encoding hypothetical protein (COG:S; EggNog:ENOG503NV2E), with translation MASLQHNLRLATEADLPAMTEVLNAASRQDPIYPYRFPDRHRYPSEFALLCRQKCTEYLASSTVVVCEMPSATDAGAMRVVAFAVWDTPASQHRVQARTGSLEPLPSQQPSSLGVPITIGHKDRMDAFKSACVRYKASFFDAKYKRGHVMLRILLCHPDYQRRGAGKALTEWGIQEAQRLGLYTTVFASPMGLRLYTKLGFTEIGRFRVEVEGDEEHLEIPALVLSPSAGIWESGRKATCGMVTGAGYNGVSSTVCA